The proteins below are encoded in one region of Oryzias melastigma strain HK-1 linkage group LG7, ASM292280v2, whole genome shotgun sequence:
- the LOC112159235 gene encoding trithorax group protein osa isoform X1 has protein sequence MEHNGDTNPEAPTYQNLLLLGAIAAASAFVVTILIVLVCVGCQRKSKSKHPPAGEKGTSVNLQGTLRHPKLNSMSKSDTRLHEINRFPCNGNSVSKSRPASMDLLLLHSRRSQTDLRPSQGRQLPQIPTSPQGSGQAGDTGGDGGGGGERGEVRDHTYTEVGLRNNPTPTHYLDDGLYESVGVREGDAGPKAPPAPPATSANNSPAVREAQSPPANASGARHGNGVKGNGRGNGTNNGTLGRGNGTGGANRSPLSSVNSLAIQDPTSAEYASIRKFRKADKLNRKENSGADSQSDSQSSVSDSPSAAPPALHRSQEIPRKPLEPFHLHSFPKEAVFMGNGEQYIWKPPEDDDIITLHPPPPHRGENIQGQPSPPTAKEIADTYSIVCKSQKKRPPMEHNGAKTLPRSFGGDRGNQGSRGRGRGVQGQARSQEEPCYEPVGDRSWSTPVAESDPAYASIDTQRKREQGGASNITSGGSATLKRKKQATQQQQPPAPAAPQASGPNPPLARGLPGGENFYETISDVKQGANSSSTTTIFTFNDGMEMYVTGL, from the exons ATGGAACACAACGGCGATACCAACCCAGAAGCACCGACCTACCAGAACCTGCTGCTCCTGGGAGCCATTGCGGCGGCGTCCGCGTTTGTGGTCACCATTCTCATTGTTCTCGTCTGCGTAGGTTGCCAAAG AAAAAGCAAGAGCAAGCACCCCCCAGCTGGAGAGAAAGGGACATCTGTAAATTTG CAGGGTACGCTTCGGCATCCAAAACTCAACTCCATGAGCAAATCTGACACCAGGCTGCACGAGATAAATCGCTTTCCTTGCAATGGAAACT CTGTTAGTAAGAGCCGCCCTGCCAGCATGGACCTCCTGCTCCTTCACAGTCGGCGGTCGCAGACAGACTTGAGGCCGTCCCAAGGGCGCCAGCTCCCCCAGATCCCCACCAGTCCACAGGGATCTGGTCAAGCGGGGGACACGGGAGGTGAcggtggaggaggaggggaaaGAGGGGAAGTTAGGGACCATACCTACACCGAGGTTGGCCTGCGCAataaccccacccccacacactACCTGGACGACGGCCTCTACGAAAGCGTAGGCGTCCGGGAAGGTGACGCAGGCCCCAAAGCGCCCCCTGCTCCGCCTGCCACATCGGCCAACAACAGTCCAGCAGTCAGAGAGGCTCAAAGCCCCCCGGCCAATGCAAGCGGCGCTCGTCATGGGAAC ggTGTCAAAGGGAATGGCAGAGGGAATGGCACCAATAATGGAACATTGGGAAGAGGGAACGGGACGGGTGGAGCAAACCGCTCTCCTTTGTCCTCCGTCAACTCTCTGGCAATTCAAGATCCAACTTCAGCCGAGTACGCTTCCATACGAAAGTTTAGGAAG GCTGACAAGCTAAACCGGAAAGAGAATAGTGGCGCTGACAGCCAGTCTGACAGCCAGTCGAGTGTGAGCGACTCCCCTTCTGCTGCCCCTCCTGCACTGCACCGCAGTCAGGAGATCCCACGCAAACCGCTGGAGCCGTTTCATCTCCATTCTTTCCCAAAG GAGGCGGTGTTCATGGGAAACGGGGAGCAGTACATCTGGAAGCCTCCAGAGGACGACGACATTATTACCTTGCACCCGCCGCCGCCGCACCGTGGAGAGAACATACAAGGGCAGCCGTCTCCTCCGACGGCAAAGGAG ATTGCCGACACTTACTCCATCGTGTGCAAATCGCAGAAGAAGAGGCCTCCGATGGAACACAATGGAGCAAAGACCCTCCCACGCTCCTTCGGTGGAGACAGAGGAAACCAGGGTTCCCGAGGCCGGGGCCGAGGAGTTCAAGGCCAGGCCCGCTCCCAGGAGGAGCCGTGCTACGAGCCAGTAGGCGACAGGTCCTGGTCCACTCCGGTGGCCGAGTCGGACCCCGCGTATGCTAGCATTGACACCCAGCGAAAACGCGAGCAAGGGGGAGCCAGTAACATCACAAGCGGGGGTAGCGCCACGCTAAAGAGGAAAAAGCAAGCgacccagcagcagcagccaccAGCACCAGCGGCTCCTCAAGCCTCAGGACCAAATCCTCCCCTTGCTAGAGGGCTCCCAGGAGGGGAGAATTTCTATGAGACCATCAGTGATGTAAAACAAGGGGCGAACAGCTCCAGCACCACAACCATCTTCACCTTCAACGATGGGATGGAGATGTATGTGACTGGCCTGTAG
- the LOC112159235 gene encoding trithorax group protein osa isoform X2 — MEHNGDTNPEAPTYQNLLLLGAIAAASAFVVTILIVLVCVGCQRKSKSKHPPAGEKGTSVNLGTLRHPKLNSMSKSDTRLHEINRFPCNGNSVSKSRPASMDLLLLHSRRSQTDLRPSQGRQLPQIPTSPQGSGQAGDTGGDGGGGGERGEVRDHTYTEVGLRNNPTPTHYLDDGLYESVGVREGDAGPKAPPAPPATSANNSPAVREAQSPPANASGARHGNGVKGNGRGNGTNNGTLGRGNGTGGANRSPLSSVNSLAIQDPTSAEYASIRKFRKADKLNRKENSGADSQSDSQSSVSDSPSAAPPALHRSQEIPRKPLEPFHLHSFPKEAVFMGNGEQYIWKPPEDDDIITLHPPPPHRGENIQGQPSPPTAKEIADTYSIVCKSQKKRPPMEHNGAKTLPRSFGGDRGNQGSRGRGRGVQGQARSQEEPCYEPVGDRSWSTPVAESDPAYASIDTQRKREQGGASNITSGGSATLKRKKQATQQQQPPAPAAPQASGPNPPLARGLPGGENFYETISDVKQGANSSSTTTIFTFNDGMEMYVTGL, encoded by the exons ATGGAACACAACGGCGATACCAACCCAGAAGCACCGACCTACCAGAACCTGCTGCTCCTGGGAGCCATTGCGGCGGCGTCCGCGTTTGTGGTCACCATTCTCATTGTTCTCGTCTGCGTAGGTTGCCAAAG AAAAAGCAAGAGCAAGCACCCCCCAGCTGGAGAGAAAGGGACATCTGTAAATTTG GGTACGCTTCGGCATCCAAAACTCAACTCCATGAGCAAATCTGACACCAGGCTGCACGAGATAAATCGCTTTCCTTGCAATGGAAACT CTGTTAGTAAGAGCCGCCCTGCCAGCATGGACCTCCTGCTCCTTCACAGTCGGCGGTCGCAGACAGACTTGAGGCCGTCCCAAGGGCGCCAGCTCCCCCAGATCCCCACCAGTCCACAGGGATCTGGTCAAGCGGGGGACACGGGAGGTGAcggtggaggaggaggggaaaGAGGGGAAGTTAGGGACCATACCTACACCGAGGTTGGCCTGCGCAataaccccacccccacacactACCTGGACGACGGCCTCTACGAAAGCGTAGGCGTCCGGGAAGGTGACGCAGGCCCCAAAGCGCCCCCTGCTCCGCCTGCCACATCGGCCAACAACAGTCCAGCAGTCAGAGAGGCTCAAAGCCCCCCGGCCAATGCAAGCGGCGCTCGTCATGGGAAC ggTGTCAAAGGGAATGGCAGAGGGAATGGCACCAATAATGGAACATTGGGAAGAGGGAACGGGACGGGTGGAGCAAACCGCTCTCCTTTGTCCTCCGTCAACTCTCTGGCAATTCAAGATCCAACTTCAGCCGAGTACGCTTCCATACGAAAGTTTAGGAAG GCTGACAAGCTAAACCGGAAAGAGAATAGTGGCGCTGACAGCCAGTCTGACAGCCAGTCGAGTGTGAGCGACTCCCCTTCTGCTGCCCCTCCTGCACTGCACCGCAGTCAGGAGATCCCACGCAAACCGCTGGAGCCGTTTCATCTCCATTCTTTCCCAAAG GAGGCGGTGTTCATGGGAAACGGGGAGCAGTACATCTGGAAGCCTCCAGAGGACGACGACATTATTACCTTGCACCCGCCGCCGCCGCACCGTGGAGAGAACATACAAGGGCAGCCGTCTCCTCCGACGGCAAAGGAG ATTGCCGACACTTACTCCATCGTGTGCAAATCGCAGAAGAAGAGGCCTCCGATGGAACACAATGGAGCAAAGACCCTCCCACGCTCCTTCGGTGGAGACAGAGGAAACCAGGGTTCCCGAGGCCGGGGCCGAGGAGTTCAAGGCCAGGCCCGCTCCCAGGAGGAGCCGTGCTACGAGCCAGTAGGCGACAGGTCCTGGTCCACTCCGGTGGCCGAGTCGGACCCCGCGTATGCTAGCATTGACACCCAGCGAAAACGCGAGCAAGGGGGAGCCAGTAACATCACAAGCGGGGGTAGCGCCACGCTAAAGAGGAAAAAGCAAGCgacccagcagcagcagccaccAGCACCAGCGGCTCCTCAAGCCTCAGGACCAAATCCTCCCCTTGCTAGAGGGCTCCCAGGAGGGGAGAATTTCTATGAGACCATCAGTGATGTAAAACAAGGGGCGAACAGCTCCAGCACCACAACCATCTTCACCTTCAACGATGGGATGGAGATGTATGTGACTGGCCTGTAG